A segment of the Oceanidesulfovibrio indonesiensis genome:
GTATTATCTTTGCCCTCACCATATCCCGTCTCCTGCAAGGTGTAACGCGAGGGGTGGGCTACTCTGCCGTCAGTAACGATCGCCATAAGTTCCAGAACTCCGGTGTGCTTAATGACCAGCAGGAAAGCCTTAGCGACAGCGTGAACACGCTGGTAAAAACGCGCGTCACCGTCACCCGCTGGGCGA
Coding sequences within it:
- a CDS encoding Tar ligand binding domain-containing protein, which codes for MLKNLHVITGIIFALTISRLLQGVTRGVGYSAVSNDRHKFQNSGVLNDQQESLSDSVNTLVKTRVTVTRWA